The Panicum virgatum strain AP13 chromosome 3N, P.virgatum_v5, whole genome shotgun sequence genome includes the window ccagtgccgtaggcttcccgcactgtgcggggtctgggtgAGTTTCATCTGTTCACATATTATTCTATGACAGAGATGGCACTGATGCACAGTGCCCGCATTCTGAGTAGAGGTGTTAATTTAAATCTCCCTACTAAACCAGAATATCACACCCTAGCCTGTGCAGTAGTTATGAAGCTATATTCAACATGTATACTGTCATGTGTATTCTGACAACAATTTCtgttttgatcttctccttaatttttttttgttattgtaTGGAATAGTTCTCTGCTCTGAGTTTGCTATTTTCAGCAGTTTCTTTTAGAAGTAATATTTAGATCTCCATAGTAAACATTAAATGAAACTAACTTCTCTGTGTTTTCTTGAGCAGGAATTGAATGAATCACAATCAGAGCTTTTAGGGAGACTCCGAGGGCTTAAGGAGGTGTGTTGTAATTTTGTTAACTTTGTACATTCACTCTATTTTATGAACTTTTTTTTGTTCATTACCTTATGAACCATATGCTTTCGGGAATCTTAAATCTCAATCCGCatgagtttgggtgcattgggtaATAAGTTCTCATTGAATCCACATGAGCATATGAGTAACTCTTGATGCATTTGTAAGTTTGTTCATTCCATTTGGAAATTTAGCTATTAGCAGATTGGTGAACCAGATTTTGTCATTGGAGTGTTTATTTATGGTCCctaaattttagaattttgcaTAAAATATGCTGTTTCCCTTTTGGACAACTGCTTCCAAATGTAGAAGCGATGCATCTTCTTTCCTGTTCTTTCTTTGAATGGTGACATGCTTGATATGTTTTATTTACACTGTTATTACTATTTTACTTCGAATTTTGTGGAGTTTTAATAACATGACAATTAATAATTTTCTGATGTTTCAGGATCTGGAGAATTGGAGGAGCAATTTAGACACCCAAGTGACGAAGTACAAAGTTGTGAGTATCTTTGCACTTCACATTAATATTTAGTTTCTGGTTTGCTTATGTAAACATTTAGTTTGTAAAATATCAAGTAAAAATTTCACTAGAGATCGTTTATGAATGTAAATGCCTGTTGTATGCTTTTGATAATTCCTTTTAGTTCATTGTTCGTGTAGCGTAAAGCTAAAAGTGTCGCTACCTTTAGCAACATTCAAATCTTAGGCTAGCAGCAGAGTTCTTGCAGTTGCAAGTTGCATGGCAGTTTATTTATTAGCACATCATTTATCATTTTATCTGTCTTGCAGGAAATCTCTGATATCAAAAGTGCACTCAATAATGAAATAGAACAACTTCGTTCAGTAAGGATCTTGCTTGCATTCCAAAGTTTTGTGCTGTTCGTCTCTGGATTTAGTTCCTTTTGAAAATCTTTCATCTCATGTTCCTTTCCAGGATTTCCAAGAGCTGAGGACAACCCTCAAGAAACAGCAGGAAGATGTGTCACTTAGCTTAATGAATTTGGGGGTAATTGCTTCTCTGCATTCATGTTTTGTAATTTCTGTTTTGTGGGAACTTTCTCTTCGTAATGTGCTTAAATCTGTTCATCTCAGCTTCAAGATGCTACTGAAAATGATGTGAGCAATGGAAGTGGAGAGGAGAATACAAATGAGGACTTGTCAGCTAACTTAGGGAGCTTGAAAGTAAGTAGTTCTCCATGGTTTTACTTGAAGAATGGATAGCTTAGCCGCTTAGGTATTTGCTGACATATGTTAGGGGACTTCTGTTATTAATAAGTGATTCTTTAACCCTTTTTACCCTCCTTTCCAGTTGAATGATGCTTCCAAAAATCATGATGGAAGCAGAGACGCTAAGGATGATAAGACTGTAAGTAATTACTTGTTACATGGATGACTAGATTAAAGTAGCAACATGCACTCTTCTTTTGTCTGTTATAGCCTTCAGAAATCTGGGCAGTTAGTATTTTCCCAGTTCCCTGAAAATTGAGTGTGCGCAATCATTGCTGAAATTCAGAATTGTACTTaattcttctccaaattgtaggATGATCCATGTATGCGAGATTTCTAAATTGAAGATAAACATGGTTTAGAGGGTATAGCATGAAATGTTCTGATGGACCGAACATTCTTTGGCATCTAGGGATTTGTTTGATTTGAGGGCAGGGTTGGATGGGATGTAGCCAACCATGTTTTAATGGATATGCCATCCAAGTTGCTTGTTTGGCCAGGTGGATGAGATGAGGcaattttttgtttggttggatGGGATCATCAGAAGAATTAATTAGTTATGTATTAAATCATAGTTAATCATAGACTGATTACTGTGTACCATTACTATCTCAGCAAATCTCATCACAGTAATTGCTAATTAACACCAAAGTACACTGTTGGCACACCAATTGCACACTTACTGACAACAACCTCGTAGTAGTAAATACTaattaacaacaacaacaacaacatagtcttttttccccaaacaagttggggtaggctagagatgaaacccaaaagaaataagttcaaggttcaggcacattgatagctagtctctaaGCGCTCCTAGCCTCCAAGCGTTCAtatccaaaactatctctttagagatattc containing:
- the LOC120666396 gene encoding uncharacterized protein LOC120666396, which produces MSGPEASPAEQPASPGASPEVSAERAPSPTPSPADSQRKEELLPVGEKISELNESQSELLGRLRGLKEDLENWRSNLDTQVTKYKVEISDIKSALNNEIEQLRSDFQELRTTLKKQQEDVSLSLMNLGLQDATENDVSNGSGEENTNEDLSANLGSLKLNDASKNHDGSRDAKDDKTETPAEDGAADKGIVGTSSDE